cattttctctcactcaattttcttattcttctcctATTTTCACTTCTGAGTTTTATTATAAAGATTAATCAAATATTAAGGAATACGCTCTGTGTCAATTACAGGATTCGAGGAAAAAAATTGTTTGAGTGTGATGATTGAATACAATGGTCTTAGTAAACTTGTAACCTACAACTACTTTTGATATTTGAACGGTTAACATAAACCATTGAAATAATTACTTCTAGTTAAATTTGCTAGTTTGTAATTGACAATTTCGATCACATTTGCATCAAGAATATTCACTACAAGAAACAGTGTAATTATCAACGCCAAAAATCGACGGTCAAATTTTTCGTCAATATTTTTCGACGGCTTGCCATCgataaaatgaaaaagagatgatcagaaataaattattaaaattgacgACAATGTTGTTTATTATTTTGGTAACTTTCTAACCTTTAAATTCTATCGTCACATTATAGACAAAagagtggttgaaaatttttttctttaaaatcgaTGGACTAGTtgtctattttaataattaaaatatcgaCAATTTTTGTCGTCGATAAATTTAGACGATAAAGACCTCTTTTCTTACTTGGATGAACGGTATAGATTTATTACATAAAATAGACGACTAAggcattgatttttattttaactaaaatcGACGGAAAGAGCCGTCGATttttatcaacaaaaaaatCACTCCTACGTTTGGCTTCCCGCGTCCTTGTTTCACTCATTTCCCCAAAATTTAACCCCAAACCTTCGTAGAATCAAAATATAGACTTTAGAGTGAGGCTTTTTCTTCTCCAACACCTGAGAATAGAGATCAGAGACGGAATCACAGTCACATAGAGAGGCAGAGAGCAGAGGTTCTTCTTCTCCGATGCCTGAGAAAACCCGCCGGCCTCCACCTGAAAGCagatcttcttcttattcttcttctcctctaccTGAGACCAGAgcgctttttcttcttcttcttcttcttcttcttcttcttcttcttcttctcatcctcctcctcctcctcctcctcctccttcgcCAAGCCCTTGCAATGTCTTTGCCGATCGCCGTCCCTGTGAGCCCGATGCCAGAGCATGTCGCCATCGCAGCTTCTTGTAAGTTCCTCCCTGTCTCTCtttgattattatatttatttttgcaatttttgtgTCTACTATTTTTATCATGAAATTCTAAATTTGCGTTCATTAAACCCAATTAGCATAATCAATTCATCACATTACTTCGGCTTAACTAGTTTATAGGCAATTCATCACATGAAATTCGTCACATTAATGAACTCGCTTGCTTTCTATCATGATATGCCAAAATGCATTCATGGTTGAAAAGTTTCTAATACGCCTCCTCACATAATAGCCAATCTTTTTGTCTTAAGGCATGGACGAAAATGCACAGTTCCATAGGTACCTTGTATTAATATTgatttttattcaaaagaatgggagaaacagaaattgaaatttatACCTTTTTGTCTTAGAAGCTTTGATATTATGTTATGAACCATCTCTTCCAAAACTTAAAACTGTTAGGTAGTAGTATATCTAATGGAAAATCAAACTTATTTAACCCTATtatattgtatatatttaatgtGTTATTATTTATTCAAATGTCCTGTAAATGACTTGCTATTTAAAACAATTGGTATCATTAAATACACATACTTGTTTTGCCTTTTTCACAATGAAagcattttattcttttatcacACTGGCTTGCTTTAGATTCCGGTTTTGATTAGTCAATGATTCACTATTTTTCATCTTAAACATCACCTCACTTTCCCTGTTTTAGCACTTTTGAAGATGTCAAAAAATATTAGCCCGTTAAATTTCAAGTTTTTAACTGGAGTTAGATTTTTGGCAGGTTTTTATGGATTACCATGTCTTATTCAGTTTGCTTATTGTTTTTACCAAATACAGGGGTTAATCAATAATCACTGAAGGACAGGAAAATATTGATCCAGATGCCCTACCTtttgcaagaaatttaaaagaaatggATTGTTAAGGACTCAGGGGAAGGAGCAAGCCATGTGGAAGTGGTTTGTGAAAATTATCTCTTTACTTGATTTACCAATTTTGAAAATCACAATATGAGATTGATCAATGTAATAATATTAACagtttttctctctagaatcACTCAGTTTTATAGTTGAACCCAAGAAGTTATGACACATTGTTACACTCCTCccctttttatttatctactaatgGAAGAAAATGATATGGCCCCTAAGTTCAATGCTTGCATCATTCAGAAGTAGAAATGAGTTGTTAACTTACTTTGACATGGTACTAATGCATCATTCTGTTATGTAGGTATTAGAGGCCCTCAAGGATTTAACATGAACAAGACCAACTATATTTGCCATGTCAAATCCAACAAAGAATGGTATGGCTATTTTATCTACTCTTGTTTTCTTAATATCACGTACTGTTGCAGCGGATAACATATGTTCATAATTGTTTCGTCTTTTGACAGCTGAATGCAGCCCTGAAGTAGCATTCTCCAACATTATTTTTGCAAGTGGAAGTCCATTCAGGGATGTGGATCTTGGTATGCTACAACTATTCAATCACCCCGCAAGCTAATCTTTATAGTTTAATAGTACTTCCTTCATCAAATATCCTAAGGCAAAAAGTTTCCTTAATGGTTGCTGCAAATATACAAACCATGATAATTGCCTATAAACATACAATACATTTTCAACATGATTATATAGTTTTCTTTTgtagtatataattatatatttatatgtatattcaACCCCTTTCTTTGGATTCTCTGTCCTTACCCCTTTTTTCTGACGAGTCTGGAGTTATTTGTTCACTTGCTACAGGTCATAGAGGGAGTGATGGATTGCATGGGTATGTaccatctcttgatcatgtgGTTGCAGACGTAGTAAGTATAAAATAATTCTCTATTCCCCAGTTTGTAATAAATATAGCCTCATTTGGTGGTAGTGGTTCTTCTAATGTAAAACATTTAAGCATCTATGTGGAGCCAacaattcttttcttgcttcatTCACTCTCAATTTACCCCTctgttatatattttgttatatatttttttctgttttttgtctttttaatatATCATGCCTCGGCAATGTTAGCAGTATGAATTGTGATCTTAACCAGGAGCTTGACAAGTTGAGGAAAACGTTCGAGTTGATAGAAGCAGAGAATGTTTATCTGAATAAGTCAATTGAGAGAATGGACAAAGAGTTGCATGAAGCCAAAGACACAAGTTTCCATTTAAGTCATCAAATTGAAAACTCAGAAAATCTGGTTAAGAAGAAAGAAGTAGAACTGTTAGCAATGGAGAAAAGGCTAAAGGCATCAGAGACATTAAACATCGGGTTCTACAGAGCTATTAAGGAGCTGAAGATGGAACAAGAAGAATCAAGAATGATCAAAGAAGATATGGACAGAAAGGTATAAAAACActtgaaattgagttaattgATTGAAGAATAATAAGATTCTGTGAATAGTATTTGTTCATGTTATAGCTATTCCTAGCTCTCGAATGCTTAAAGTCCCTGTCATCAATTGAAAAATTGTTAATTTAGAGCATTTGGTTTGTCTCCTTGTTTGCACTGTTCCCACTAATGTTTCTTATAATTCTGTTATCTTTAGGTGTGAGGATTATGcaatttgctttttgctttcaA
The genomic region above belongs to Arachis duranensis cultivar V14167 chromosome 3, aradu.V14167.gnm2.J7QH, whole genome shotgun sequence and contains:
- the LOC107477866 gene encoding uncharacterized protein LOC107477866; translation: MSNPTKNAECSPEVAFSNIIFASGSPFRDVDLGHRGSDGLHGYVPSLDHVVADVELDKLRKTFELIEAENVYLNKSIERMDKELHEAKDTSFHLSHQIENSENLVKKKEVELLAMEKRLKASETLNIGFYRAIKELKMEQEESRMIKEDMDRKV